One Cucumis sativus cultivar 9930 chromosome 1, Cucumber_9930_V3, whole genome shotgun sequence DNA segment encodes these proteins:
- the LOC101220576 gene encoding uncharacterized protein At5g01610, whose amino-acid sequence MEKTMAKVGSFWISKKAKQEITTITAQLSSFSNTIEDKAKMVLDKIKGKPQKSLPELLREHNLPAGLFPKNIICYELDESKGKLVVHLASACEVSFKDSSIVRYATRVKAKLAKGKLSSVEGMKTKIVVWTKVTTVSVESYKSEKVWFVAGIKKSRPKDAYEMPRQALGVDDF is encoded by the exons atggAGAAGACAATGGCAAAAGTTGGGAGTTTTTGGATATCAAAGAAAGCAAAGCAAGAGATCACCACCATCACTGCTCAACTCTca TCATTCTCCAATACTATAGAGGACAAGGCAAAAATGGTACTTGACAAGATCAAAG GGAAGCCGCAGAAATCATTGCCGGAGCTACTCCGAGAGCACAATCTTCCGGCGGGATTATTCCCAAAGAACATAATCTGCTACGAATTGGATGAATCGAAGGGGAAACTGGTGGTGCATTTGGCGTCGGCGTGCGAGGTAAGCTTCAAGGACTCGTCAATCGTAAGATACGCTACTCGCGTAAAGGCGAAGCTGGCGAAAGGGAAATTGAGTTCCGTTGAAGGAATGAAGACAAAAATTGTGGTGTGGACCAAAGTCACCACCGTCTCCGTCGAGAGTTACAAGTCGGAGAAGGTCTGGTTTGTGGCCGGAATCAAGAAATCGCGTCCCAAAGACGCTTATGAAATGCCTCGTCAAGCTCTTGGAGTTGACGATTTCTAA
- the LOC101221607 gene encoding flavin-containing monooxygenase FMO GS-OX-like 8, producing MVSERVKNGVKVDDHQLFRNSTNMKKVCVIGAGASGLVAARELRKEGHKVIVFEQNDDVGGQWLYDPNVQNEHPLGRSKFLNVHSSIYSSLRIASPREIMGFSDFPFVAKKFGHDSRRFPGHYELFLYLKDFCRCFDLNQLIRFNTRVEYVGVIDHNKNSIVAGDIQWVVRSRDYKSKHKKINGDDDDDDDDDDDDDLIEEVFDAVVVANGHYSHPRLPTIKGMDKWKRKQIHSHVYRVPDPFCNEVVVVVGNSQSGQDISLDLIEVAKEIHLSTKFLDNVTQGLSKVIQKYQNLHLQPQIESLEEDGRVVFVDGSSIVADTILYCTGYSYAFPFLDTKGIVVVDDDRVGPLYEHTFPPSLAPSLSFIGIPRKLIGFPFFESQAIWIAQLLSGKRTLPSYDDMMQSIKQFYHSKDIAGIPKHNTHDLAEFEYCDRYGDNVGFPHLEEWRKKLCVTAIINSSNNLETFRDSMDDDEDLQEAYQSPHFTQLEAQVFPLDHM from the exons ATGGTTTCAGAGAGAGTAAAGAATGGTGTAAAAGTTGATGATCATCAGTTATTCAGGAACAGTACAAACATGAAGAAGGTTTGTGTAATTGGAGCTGGAGCTTCAGGCTTGGTAGCAGCCAGAGAGCTAAGAAAAGAAGGCCACAAAGTTATCGTTTTTGAGCAAAACGACGACGTGGGTGGCCAATGGTTATACGATCCAAATGTACAAAATGAACATCCTTTAGGAAGATCCAAATTCCTTAATGTTCATAGCAgtatttattcttctttaaGGATTGCTTCTCCAAGAGAAATCATGGGTTTCTCtgattttccttttgttgCTAAGAAATTTGGGCATGATTCTAGGAGGTTTCCTGGCCATTATGAgttgtttttgtatttgaaagaTTTTTGTCGTTGTTTTGATTTGAATCAACTTATAAGGTTTAATACTAGAGTTGAATACGTGGGAGTTATTGATCATAATAAAAACAGTATTGTTGCTGGTGATATTCAATGGGTTGTTAGAAGTAGAGATTATAAGTCTAAGCATAAGAAGATTAATGgggatgatgatgatgatgatgatgatgatgatgatgatgatctGATTGAAGAAGTTTTTGATGCTGTTGTTGTTGCTAATGGACATTATTCTCATCCTAGATTGCCTACCATtaaag GAATGGACAAATGGAAGAGAAAGCAAATTCATAGTCATGTTTATAGGGTTCCTGATCCATTTTGCAATGag GTAGTGGTGGTGGTGGGAAACTCTCAAAGTGGGCAAGACATATCGCTAGATCTAATAGAAGTGGCAAAGGAAATTCATTTAAGCACAAAATTCTTAGACAATGTTACTCAAGGTTTATCCAAAGTCATTCAAAAGTATCAAAACTTGCACCTTCAGCCACAG ATTGAATCTCTTGAAGAAGATGGGAGAGTGGTGTTTGTTGATGGATCTTCTATAGTTGCTGATACTATTTTATATTGCACTGG GTATTCATATGCGTTTCCATTTCTTGACACGAAAGGAATAGTTGTTGTGGATGATGATCGAGTGGGACCTTTGTACGAGCATACATTTCCCCCTTCCTTGGCTCCCTCACTTTCATTTATAGGCATTCCACGAAAG CTCAtaggtttccctttctttgaATCACAAGCAATATGGATAGCTCAACTGCTGTCTGGGAAAAGGACATTGCCATCATATGATGATATGATGCAATCCATCAAACAGTTTTATCACTCGAAAGATATTGCTGGCATCCCAAAGCATAACACACATGATTTAGCTGAATTTGAG TATTGTGACAGGTATGGGGATAACGTCGGATTTCCACATTTGGAGGAATGGAGGAAGAAACTGTGTGTAACAGCTATTATAAATTCCTCAAACAATCTCGAAACGTTTCGAGATTCGATGGATGACGATGAGGATCTTCAAGAGGCCTATCAAAGCCCTCATTTCACTCAACTTGAAGCTCAAGTTTTTCCTTTGGACCACATGTAA
- the LOC101221366 gene encoding uncharacterized protein LOC101221366 isoform X1, translating into MELLGIGANMQGSGNYPNFYFSRDLKGVVGGCIWPQISEDKMLNGGRNTKSFLSPLSAGLYVECGREALKQIMLKQEAIFRDQIYELHRLYKRQREFIAEMKRESRKHDMCITTTQSDFYKSRVSALCAQDARNFSVYSQLFISGEKTTSLLSRLGKNTQTGSDSPLNGMSSKNPYYSESKTKILRKGMFDLELPTDRNYLNSQDELTNVSEMSSCHLKRMPEIVHISDRQFKYDSLLKKTKVSVDLNNPPNSAEESACRSIDSVNASGHREILFHDLYGKANSKLFGFSEQDSNGRRNGLSTNGYSEPISFYDRSQRYQPNKDIANSSLSSSTTSVTKSAQGPIGHHILDTESSKMLVENAMLAEVDLCCVKNLRPSFGSDSVSPVEGSFCNSSKSEIVKEEARPLFKASANWMEGQIDLNVCINEEFLATPCCSTEMKLEVPVSPGKENHSSTPGEFGDNRVESHFLESVGIEDDGKSLEDLSTIAAEALVSISSSVAQNYHKITGCSSVQPSFESLCWLAEIVSSIGADPEKDELALKCKDTDSEELLADFMDEFEVMTLKLKEIEEKGCSLTASNHQVDALKNVSSPSCQPGKGRARRGQRKNFQTEILPSLATLSRYEVTEDIQMIGGLMEVASSHSIAGVTKTTCRGRMTGTRGKRRLCDSSSKTTETVIRSTTDQVSSDNERENKERKVIVWGNITRRRRGQRYPARNRKIILGQV; encoded by the exons ATGGAACTTCTTGGTATTGGAGCAAATATGCAGGGTTCTGGCAACTatccaaatttttatttcagtaGGGATCTAAAAGGAGTTGTTGGTGGATGTATATGGCCTCAAATTAGTGAGGATAAAATGCTGAATGGTGGACGTAACACCAAAAGTTTCTTATCACCATTGTCAGCTGGTCTGTATGTTGAATGTGGCCGAGAAGCACTAAAGCAGATAATGCTTAAGCAAGAAGCGATTTTTAGGGATCAG ATTTATGAACTCCATCGCCTCTACAAAAGACAGAGGGAGTTTATAGCTGAGATGAAGAGGGAATCTCGTAAGCATGATATGTGCATCACTACAACTCAGTCTGATTTTTATAAGTCTCGGGTCTCTGCATTGTGTGCTCAGGATGCACGTAACTTCTCTGTATACagtcaattatttatttcaggTGAAAAAACGACCTCATTACTTTCAAGGTTAGGGAAGAACACTCAAACAGGTTCTGACTCTCCTCTGAATGGAATGAGTTCTAAGAATCCTTATTATTCAGAATCTAAGACTAAGATTTTGAGGAAAGGGATGTTTGATCTTGAACTTCCAACTGACAGAAATTACTTGAATAGCCAAGATGAATTGACAAATGTGTCTGAGATGTCAAGCTGTCATCTCAAGAGAATGCCTGAGATTGTTcatattagtgatagacaaTTCAAGTATGATTcattattaaagaaaaccaaGGTCTCGGTTGATTTAAATAATCCTCCTAACTCTGCCGAAGAATCGGCCTGTAGATCCATTGATTCAGTGAATGCTTCTGGCCACAGGGAGATCCTTTTCCATGATTTATATGGCAAAGCCAATTCGAAGTTGTTTGGTTTCTCAGAGCAAGATAGCAATGGCAGAAGGAATGGACTCTCTACCAATGGCTATTCTGAACCAATTAGCTTTTATGACAGAAGCCAAAGATATCAACCCAACAAAGATATTGCAAATTCAAGTCTGTCATCATCCACTACATCTGTGACAAAATCTGCACAAGGCCCTATAGGACACCATATTTTAGATACCGAGAGTTCCAAAATGTTGGTAGAAAATGCAATGCTTGCTGAAGTTGATCTCTGTTGTGTTAAGAACTTGAGGCCTAGCTTTGGGTCTGATAGTGTCAGCCCTGTCGAAGGAAGCTTCTGTAACAGCTCCAAGTCTGAGATAGTGAAAGAAGAAGCTCGCCCATTGTTCAAGGCTTCTGCAAATTGGATGGAAGGTCAAATTGATCTCAACGTATGCATAAACGAAGAGTTTTTGGCAACACCTTGTTGCTCCACTGAAATGAAACTGGAGGTACCCGTGAGTCCAGGAAAGGAAAACCACTCTTCAACTCCAGGAGAGTTTGGTGATAACCGGGTGGAGTCACATTTTCTAGAGTCAGTTGGAATCGAAGATGATGGAAAATCGTTGGAGGACCTCAGTACGATTGCAGCTGAAGCtttggtttctatttcatcaTCTGTGGCtcaaaattatcataaaatcaCCGGTTGTTCGTCTGTTCAACCTTCATTTGAATCCTTATGCTGGCTTGCTGAAATAGTTTCTTCAATAGGAGCTGATCCAGAGAAGGATGAATTAGCCTTGAAATGCAAGGATACTGACTCAGAGGAGCTTTTGGCAGATTTCATGGATGAATTTGAGGTCATGACACTGAAGttgaaagaaatagaagaaaaagggtGTTCCTTGACAGCAAGTAACCACCAAGTGGACGCATTAAAAAACGTTTCTTCACCTTCATGTCAACCAGGGAAGGGGCGTGCAAGGCGGGGTCAGCGCAAAAATTTCCAGACAGAAATTCTTCCAAGTCTTGCAACTTTGTCGAGGTATGAGGTTACAGAAGATATTCAGATGATTGGAGGCCTGATGGAAGTAGCAAGTTCTCATTCGATCGCCGGTGTAACGAAAACTACATGTAGAGGTAGAATGACAGGGACGAGAGGGAAGAGACGGTTGTGTGATTCATCTTCAAAAACTACAGAGACTGTTATAAGGTCAACCACGGATCAAGTAAGCAGTGACAATGAACGAgagaacaaagaaagaaaggtaaTAGTTTGGGGAAATATTACTCGGCGACGGAGAGGGCAGAGATATCCTGCTcgtaatagaaaaattatctTAGGACAAGTATAG
- the LOC101220813 gene encoding heparanase-like protein 1 produces the protein MDVRSFLLLLVVSLPAIWAQDIEHARIIINANEKVAETDYNFICATLDWWPHDKCDYNQCPWGYSSVINLNLSHPLLSKAIQAFHNLRIRIGGSLQDQVLYDVESLKTPCRPFQKISSGLFGFSKGCLHLYRWDELNHLFSRTGAIVTFGLNALYGRHKIGRIQWGGDWDSSNARDFMKYTISKGYVIESWEFGNELSGSGVAASVGAVQYGKDLIRLKSIINELYQDSNSKPSLIAPGGFFEQDWYAKLLQVSGSNVVDVITHHIYNLGPGIDPNLVKKILDPQYLSRVSETFSKLDQTIQTYGPWASAWIGESGGAYNSGGRNISNTFVNSFWYLDQLGMAAKYRTKVYCRQTLIGGNYGLLNTGTFVPNPDFYSALLWHRLMGTGVLDVNSDASPFLRSYAHCSKERAGVTALFINLSNQTRFVVSVRNSLTIKLRRVHKGSSFMQGIKKTVSWVGNKASDLSISREEYHLTPKDGFLQSQTMVLNDIPLELTEDGNIPQLNPVLNDVNSPIVIAPLSIAFIVFPNFEAPTCK, from the exons ATGGATGTCAGATCCTTCTTGCTTCTCCTTGTAGTTTCTCTACCTGCTATCTGGGCTCAAGACATAGAACATGCCAGAATTATAATCAATGCTAATGAGAAAGTTGCAGAAACAGACTATAATTTTATCTGTGCTACCTTGGATTGGTGGCCTCATGATAAGTGTGATTACAACCAATGTCCATGGGGGTACTCATCCGTCATTAATTTG AACCTCTCTCATCCTCTTCTTTCCAAGGCAATTCAAG CTTTCCATAATTTAAGGATCAGAATTGGTGGCTCTTTACAAGACCAAGTATTGTATGATGTCGAAAGCTTGAAAACCCCCTGCCGTCCATTTCAGAAGATAAGCTCGGGGTTATTTGGTTTCTCAAAGGGATGTTTACACTTGTATCGGTGGGATGAGCTAAACCATTTATTCTCCAGGACAGG AGCCATTGTGACATTTGGCTTGAATGCCCTTTATGGGAGGCACAAGATTGGTAGGATTCAGTGGGGTGGAGATTGGGACTCCAGTAATGCTCGTGATTTTATGAAGTACACAATTTCTAAGGGATATGTGATCGAGTCATGGGAATTTG GTAATGAATTGAGTGGAAGTGGTGTTGCTGCTAGTGTTGGTGCTGTTCAGTATGGAAAAGACCTGATACGACTCAAGAGCATCATCAACGAGCTGTACCAAGATTCCAACTCAAAACCGTCACTTATAGCACCTGGAGGATTTTTTGAGCAGGATTGGTATGCAAAACTTCTCCAGGTTTCAGGATCGAATGTCGTTGATGTCATCACccatcatatatataacttgGGTCCAG GTATCGATCCCAATCTAGTGAAAAAGATACTTGATCCCCAATACCTTAGCAGAGTATCAGAAACATTCAGCAAACTTGATCAAACCATCCAAACATATGGTCCATGGGCTTCTGCATGGATTGGGGAATCTGGTGGGGCATACAACAGTGGTGGCCGTAATATATCCAACACATTTGTCAACagtttttg GTACCTAGATCAGCTGGGTATGGCTGCCAAGTACAGAACAAAGGTCTACTGTAGACAAACACTAATTGGTGGAAATTATGGTCTTCTAAACACTGGCACATTTGTGCCAAATCCAGATTTCTACAG TGCACTACTGTGGCATCGGCTTATGGGAACAGGTGTTCTTGATGTCAATAGTGATGCTTCTCCCTTTTTACGCTCCTATGCTCATTGCTCAAAAGAAAGG GCTGGTGTGACTGCactgtttattaatttaagcAATCAGACACGTTTCGTAGTCAGTGTTCGGAACAGCTTAACTATAAAGCTGAGGAGGGTTCACAAAGGGAGCTCTTTCATGCAAGGGATTAAGAAAACAGTAAGTTGGGTTGGAAACAAGGCATCAGATTTGTCCATATCAAGAGAAGAATACCACTTGACTCCAAAAGATGGTTTCCTTCAAAGCCAAACCATGGTTCTAAATGATATCCCATTAGAACTGACTGAAGATGGAAACATTCCACAACTAAACCCTGTTCTTAATGATGTGAATTCTCCTATAGTTATAGCTCCATTGTCCATTGCTTTTATAGTGTTCCCAAATTTTGAAGCTCCAACTTGCAAATGA
- the LOC105434693 gene encoding uncharacterized protein LOC105434693 has protein sequence MANENSDIPLAMEEVSEAEVSQEESFDIPVIAVANISEPEDITEEIIDIIDIIDIPATIEVNEPDIVDIPATIEVSEPESCKVEVIMDINSNIPKIRPRVLSRYLLPYTGSCHDFCKYGSKHDLEGKPASPISRKAKLVGGNGQDLRRTVVSLAKQNKESNSRKSSLEYNPSNVTDLKEDIISSPEIVTPSPKRLLPSTKEVQAAAVHYSRTKLNLSLSKVSSFAGQGGSRTKRNKEIRKGKKKEGDGSLSSSNSTSRSLEMNVSAEEDITALVPEVGSRTPRTRVKRVAIADKKNIGRNGLKSQTHPIKCKPDPSNNEDVEEKTLYMIEPSTKDETEEISQNSVHTTESSQPQSSSTTDNNLKHEQEAAANSIVPPMSVKKNVVKRARNGTSAKILCTSPTASKVFKGIRPKRFGMVQRSETRSAPSSPLSSRFQSEPIHVEHRGSTSGNDVKKSENSKVDHRLKTKGMTLTDSENGDCQSRKLKFRKGKTVELQPETSSPRRLKFRHVRLLGETQSPKGDSRKRNIMGKDGNQNGKEGENSSLRQQDKDLKKKRSFRDGKLISSRFKSERVVLRHQDSKGKKEILNLFNNVIEETASKLAKTRKSKVKALVGAFETVISLQDTKPAATTSVA, from the coding sequence ATGGCCAACGAGAATAGTGATATACCACTTGCTATGGAGGAGGTTAGTGAGGCTGAAGTTAGCCAAGAAGAGAGCTTTGATATCCCTGTCATTGCAGTTGCCAATATAAGTGAGCCTGAAGATATCACCGAGGAAatcattgatataattgaCATCATTGATATCCCAGCCACTATAGAGGTAAATGAGCCCGACATCGTTGATATCCCAGCCACTATAGAGGTAAGTGAGCCCGAGAGTTGCAAGGTAGAAGTTATCATGGACATTAATAGTAATATCCCAAAGATCAGACCAAGGGTTCTCTCTCGCTACCTTCTACCCTACACAGGCTCCTGCCAcgatttttgcaaatatggtTCAAAACATGATCTTGAAGGGAAGCCTGCAAGTCCAATCTCGAGAAAAGCTAAGTTAGTTGGAGGCAATGGCCAGGATTTGAGGAGGACTGTAGTTTCTTTGgcgaaacaaaacaaagaatcaAACAGTCGGAAGTCCTCCCTGGAGTACAACCCCAGCAATGTTACCGACTTGAAGGAAGATATAATATCTTCCCCAGAGATTGTTACTCCTTCTCCAAAGAGGCTTTTACCTTCCACCAAGGAAGTACAGGCTGCAGCAGTGCATTATAGTCGAACGAAACTTAATTTGTCTTTATCAAAGGTGTCTTCTTTTGCAGGACAAGGCGGTTCACgaaccaaaagaaataaagaaattcgaaaaggaaagaaaaaagaaggagaTGGAAGTTTAAGCAGTTCAAATAGTACAAGTAGAAGCCTAGAGATGAATGTCTCCGCAGAGGAGGACATAACAGCCTTGGTGCCAGAAGTAGGTTCTAGGACTCCAAGAACTCGTGTCAAGCGAGTTGCAATTGCAGATAAGAAAAACATTGGGAGGAATGGCTTGAAAAGCCAAACCCATCCTATAAAATGTAAACCCGATCCATCTAACAATGAGGATGTGGAGGAGAAAACTTTGTACATGATTGAACCGTCTACCAAGGATGAAACAGAGGAGATCTCTCAGAATAGTGTTCATACAACCGAGTCATCTCAACCACAATCTTCATCAACAACAGACAACAACTTGAAGCATGAACAAGAAGCAGCTGCGAACTCCATAGTGCCACCAATGTCAGTGAAAAAGAACGTCGTGAAACGTGCTAGAAATGGTACCAGTGCTAAGATTTTATGTACATCTCCAACAGCATCCAAAGTATTCAAAGGTATTAGACCTAAGAGATTTGGTATGGTTCAAAGGTCCGAGACTCGATCAGCTCCTTCATCACCATTGTCATCTAGGTTCCAATCTGAACCCATCCATGTTGAGCACCGTGGCTCTACCTCAGGAAATGATGTGAAAAAAAGTGAGAATTCAAAGGTGGACCACAGGCTTAAGACCAAAGGGATGACTCTAACCGATTCAGAAAATGGAGACTGCCAGTCTAGAAAGCTTAAGTTTAGGAAGGGCAAGACGGTTGAACTTCAACCTGAAACCAGTTCGCCAAGGAGGCTCAAATTTCGGCATGTACGTTTACTCGGTGAGACTCAAAGTCCTAAAGGTGATTCAAGGAAGAGAAACATCATGGGTAAAGATGGGAACCAAAATGGGAAGGAAGGTGAGAATAGTTCTTTAAGACAGCAAGATAaggatttaaagaaaaagagaagctTTAGGGATGGTAAATTGATTTCTAGTAGATTCAAATCTGAGAGAGTTGTCCTTAGGCATCAAgattcaaaaggaaagaaagaaatccTAAATCTGTTTAATAATGTCATTGAAGAGACAGCAAGCAAGCTTGCAAAAACCAGAAAAAGTAAGGTGAAGGCTTTGGTTGGTGCCTTTGAAACTGTAATATCTCTTCAAGATACCAAACCTGCTGCAACAACAAGTGTTGCATGA
- the LOC101221833 gene encoding F-box protein At5g65850, which translates to MGKKWNSKSIIDSELPSDILLQILLKLQPFSNLFTCRLVSKVWNDCISSFKFESNLFITQISPSRNRRRNRNRFDCVDLDPKHFDGMNLIGSFKLHSSWCSSSTGIVNSCNGFLCILNTKRVAMLNPMTNEYMELPSSTQYELSVYGLGYSPKTKGYKVGRHSYKNGELLVEILAFGTSLEDQDGKVQSQWRQVASMSTTYKMYRHGTYFYNL; encoded by the coding sequence ATGGGGAAGAAGTGGAACAGCAAGAGCATAATAGATTCAGAGCTTCCATCCGATATTCTTCTCCAAATATTGTTGAAGCTTCAAccattttccaatttattCACTTGCAGGCTAGTGAGTAAAGTTTGGAACGATTGCATTTCAAGTTTTAAGTTTGAGTCCAACCTTTTCATTACCCAAATTTCTCCTAGTCGTAATCGTAGACGTAATCGTAATCGCTTTGACTGTGTGGACTTGGATCCTAAACATTTTGATGGGATGAATCTTATTGGGTCATTTAAGTTGCATTCTTCATGGTGCTCCTCCTCTACTGGAATTGTCAATAGTTGTAATGGATTTCTTTGTATCTTGAATACCAAACGTGTTGCAATGTTAAATCCTATGACAAATGAGTACATGGAGCTTCCGAGTAGTACTCAATATGAGTTGTCCGTTTATGGACTTGGTTATAGTCCCAAGACAAAGGGGTACAAAGTAGGAAGACATTCGTACAAAAATGGTGAGTTGTTAGTAGAGATTTTAGCATTTGGCACAAGTTTGGAGGATCAAGATGGGAAGGTTCAAAGTCAATGGAGACAGGTAGCTAGCATGAGTACAACCTATAAAATGTATCGCCATGGTACTTACTTTTACAACCTATAA
- the LOC101221366 gene encoding uncharacterized protein LOC101221366 isoform X2, translating to MKRESRKHDMCITTTQSDFYKSRVSALCAQDARNFSVYSQLFISGEKTTSLLSRLGKNTQTGSDSPLNGMSSKNPYYSESKTKILRKGMFDLELPTDRNYLNSQDELTNVSEMSSCHLKRMPEIVHISDRQFKYDSLLKKTKVSVDLNNPPNSAEESACRSIDSVNASGHREILFHDLYGKANSKLFGFSEQDSNGRRNGLSTNGYSEPISFYDRSQRYQPNKDIANSSLSSSTTSVTKSAQGPIGHHILDTESSKMLVENAMLAEVDLCCVKNLRPSFGSDSVSPVEGSFCNSSKSEIVKEEARPLFKASANWMEGQIDLNVCINEEFLATPCCSTEMKLEVPVSPGKENHSSTPGEFGDNRVESHFLESVGIEDDGKSLEDLSTIAAEALVSISSSVAQNYHKITGCSSVQPSFESLCWLAEIVSSIGADPEKDELALKCKDTDSEELLADFMDEFEVMTLKLKEIEEKGCSLTASNHQVDALKNVSSPSCQPGKGRARRGQRKNFQTEILPSLATLSRYEVTEDIQMIGGLMEVASSHSIAGVTKTTCRGRMTGTRGKRRLCDSSSKTTETVIRSTTDQVSSDNERENKERKVIVWGNITRRRRGQRYPARNRKIILGQV from the coding sequence ATGAAGAGGGAATCTCGTAAGCATGATATGTGCATCACTACAACTCAGTCTGATTTTTATAAGTCTCGGGTCTCTGCATTGTGTGCTCAGGATGCACGTAACTTCTCTGTATACagtcaattatttatttcaggTGAAAAAACGACCTCATTACTTTCAAGGTTAGGGAAGAACACTCAAACAGGTTCTGACTCTCCTCTGAATGGAATGAGTTCTAAGAATCCTTATTATTCAGAATCTAAGACTAAGATTTTGAGGAAAGGGATGTTTGATCTTGAACTTCCAACTGACAGAAATTACTTGAATAGCCAAGATGAATTGACAAATGTGTCTGAGATGTCAAGCTGTCATCTCAAGAGAATGCCTGAGATTGTTcatattagtgatagacaaTTCAAGTATGATTcattattaaagaaaaccaaGGTCTCGGTTGATTTAAATAATCCTCCTAACTCTGCCGAAGAATCGGCCTGTAGATCCATTGATTCAGTGAATGCTTCTGGCCACAGGGAGATCCTTTTCCATGATTTATATGGCAAAGCCAATTCGAAGTTGTTTGGTTTCTCAGAGCAAGATAGCAATGGCAGAAGGAATGGACTCTCTACCAATGGCTATTCTGAACCAATTAGCTTTTATGACAGAAGCCAAAGATATCAACCCAACAAAGATATTGCAAATTCAAGTCTGTCATCATCCACTACATCTGTGACAAAATCTGCACAAGGCCCTATAGGACACCATATTTTAGATACCGAGAGTTCCAAAATGTTGGTAGAAAATGCAATGCTTGCTGAAGTTGATCTCTGTTGTGTTAAGAACTTGAGGCCTAGCTTTGGGTCTGATAGTGTCAGCCCTGTCGAAGGAAGCTTCTGTAACAGCTCCAAGTCTGAGATAGTGAAAGAAGAAGCTCGCCCATTGTTCAAGGCTTCTGCAAATTGGATGGAAGGTCAAATTGATCTCAACGTATGCATAAACGAAGAGTTTTTGGCAACACCTTGTTGCTCCACTGAAATGAAACTGGAGGTACCCGTGAGTCCAGGAAAGGAAAACCACTCTTCAACTCCAGGAGAGTTTGGTGATAACCGGGTGGAGTCACATTTTCTAGAGTCAGTTGGAATCGAAGATGATGGAAAATCGTTGGAGGACCTCAGTACGATTGCAGCTGAAGCtttggtttctatttcatcaTCTGTGGCtcaaaattatcataaaatcaCCGGTTGTTCGTCTGTTCAACCTTCATTTGAATCCTTATGCTGGCTTGCTGAAATAGTTTCTTCAATAGGAGCTGATCCAGAGAAGGATGAATTAGCCTTGAAATGCAAGGATACTGACTCAGAGGAGCTTTTGGCAGATTTCATGGATGAATTTGAGGTCATGACACTGAAGttgaaagaaatagaagaaaaagggtGTTCCTTGACAGCAAGTAACCACCAAGTGGACGCATTAAAAAACGTTTCTTCACCTTCATGTCAACCAGGGAAGGGGCGTGCAAGGCGGGGTCAGCGCAAAAATTTCCAGACAGAAATTCTTCCAAGTCTTGCAACTTTGTCGAGGTATGAGGTTACAGAAGATATTCAGATGATTGGAGGCCTGATGGAAGTAGCAAGTTCTCATTCGATCGCCGGTGTAACGAAAACTACATGTAGAGGTAGAATGACAGGGACGAGAGGGAAGAGACGGTTGTGTGATTCATCTTCAAAAACTACAGAGACTGTTATAAGGTCAACCACGGATCAAGTAAGCAGTGACAATGAACGAgagaacaaagaaagaaaggtaaTAGTTTGGGGAAATATTACTCGGCGACGGAGAGGGCAGAGATATCCTGCTcgtaatagaaaaattatctTAGGACAAGTATAG